In a genomic window of [Empedobacter] haloabium:
- the mutL gene encoding DNA mismatch repair endonuclease MutL has protein sequence MNAPPSPRPIRALPDQLISQIAAGEVVERPSAVVKELLENALDAGATQITVRLEEGGVKRICITDNGKGIPPDQMPLALARHATSKIASLDDLENVGTLGFRGEALASIASVAVVTLTSRTADAAHAWELEGSHLGTVQPSSGAPGTTVNVQDLYYNTPARRKFLKSEQTEFGHCAEVVRRIALARPDVAFTLSHNGRTVDHWMASDMAKRSAQILGETFAEARLPIDEGSGVLRLHGFAGLPTASKARADCQYFYVNGRFVRDKLLVHAVRAAYEDVLHGDRFPSYVLALDLDPALVDVNVHPSKIEVRFRDGRAVHQFVFHAVQRALAQTSATAHGSVPSPLPAAETLGASGPLWRPQQQASFGSILNPSYTPTFSPSPFARPGEGGVAQSTERYGALFAETDAPAPPSYPMPQATQYVASSAALAHEEFPLGFALAQLHGIYILAQNSKGLVLVDMHAAHERILYEQLKNALDAQISGSEMQIQTLLIPVTFYADAVEVGTVQEHGDTLKTLGFDIAVLSPTTLAVRAVPALLKNADAQTLARDVLRDVREFGGSRVLIERRNELLGTLACHTAVRANRILTQPEMNALLRQMESTERADQCNHGRPTWVQVEIGALDKLFLRGQ, from the coding sequence ATGAATGCGCCACCCTCTCCCCGCCCGATCCGGGCCCTTCCCGATCAGCTCATCTCCCAGATCGCCGCCGGCGAGGTGGTCGAGCGACCGTCCGCCGTCGTCAAGGAGCTGCTGGAGAACGCGCTGGACGCCGGCGCCACCCAGATCACGGTGCGGCTGGAGGAAGGCGGCGTCAAGCGCATTTGCATCACCGATAACGGCAAGGGCATCCCGCCGGACCAGATGCCGCTGGCGCTGGCCCGCCATGCCACGTCGAAGATCGCCTCGCTGGACGACCTGGAAAACGTCGGCACGCTGGGCTTTCGCGGCGAGGCGCTGGCGTCGATCGCTTCCGTTGCCGTCGTCACGCTGACGTCGCGCACGGCCGACGCGGCCCATGCCTGGGAGCTGGAGGGCTCGCACCTGGGCACCGTGCAGCCATCCTCCGGCGCGCCCGGCACCACGGTGAACGTGCAGGACCTGTACTACAACACGCCGGCGCGCCGCAAATTCCTGAAGTCCGAGCAGACCGAATTCGGCCACTGCGCCGAGGTCGTGCGCCGCATCGCGCTGGCGCGGCCGGACGTGGCCTTCACCCTGTCGCACAACGGCCGCACCGTGGATCACTGGATGGCGTCCGATATGGCCAAGCGCAGCGCCCAGATCCTGGGCGAGACGTTCGCCGAGGCGCGCCTGCCGATCGACGAAGGCTCGGGCGTGCTGCGCCTGCACGGCTTCGCCGGCCTGCCGACGGCCTCGAAGGCGCGCGCGGACTGCCAGTACTTCTACGTCAACGGCCGCTTCGTGCGCGACAAGCTGCTGGTGCACGCCGTGCGCGCGGCCTACGAGGACGTGCTGCACGGCGACCGCTTCCCGTCCTACGTGCTGGCCCTGGACCTCGACCCGGCGCTGGTGGACGTCAACGTGCATCCGTCGAAGATCGAGGTGCGCTTCCGCGACGGCCGCGCCGTGCACCAGTTCGTGTTCCACGCCGTGCAGCGCGCGCTGGCGCAGACGTCGGCCACGGCGCACGGCAGCGTGCCCTCGCCGCTGCCCGCCGCCGAGACGCTGGGCGCCAGCGGCCCGCTGTGGCGCCCGCAGCAGCAAGCCTCGTTCGGCTCGATCCTGAACCCGTCGTACACGCCGACGTTCTCGCCCTCGCCGTTCGCGCGGCCCGGCGAAGGCGGCGTGGCGCAAAGTACCGAGCGCTATGGCGCGCTGTTTGCCGAGACCGACGCACCGGCGCCACCGTCCTACCCGATGCCGCAGGCCACGCAATACGTGGCCTCGTCCGCCGCGCTGGCCCACGAAGAATTCCCGCTCGGCTTCGCACTGGCGCAGCTGCACGGCATCTACATCCTGGCCCAGAACAGCAAGGGACTGGTGCTGGTGGACATGCACGCGGCGCACGAGCGCATCCTGTACGAGCAGCTGAAGAACGCGCTGGACGCGCAGATCTCCGGCAGCGAAATGCAGATCCAGACGCTGCTGATCCCCGTCACCTTCTATGCGGACGCGGTGGAAGTGGGCACCGTGCAGGAGCACGGCGACACCTTGAAGACGCTGGGCTTCGACATCGCCGTGCTGTCGCCCACCACCCTGGCCGTGCGCGCCGTGCCGGCCCTCTTGAAGAACGCGGATGCGCAGACGCTGGCGCGCGACGTGCTGCGCGACGTGCGCGAATTCGGCGGCTCGCGCGTGCTGATCGAGCGCCGCAACGAGCTGCTGGGCACCCTGGCCTGCCACACCGCGGTGCGCGCCAACCGCATCCTGACGCAACCCGAAATGAACGCCCTGCTGCGCCAGATGGAAAGCACCGAACGGGCCGACCAGTGCAACCACGGCCGCCCTACCTGGGTGCAGGTCGAGATCGGCGCGCTGGACAAGCTGTTCCTGCGCGGCCAATAA
- the miaA gene encoding tRNA (adenosine(37)-N6)-dimethylallyltransferase MiaA produces the protein MNHTAQRPRAVAIMGPTASGKTAAALAIAARVPAEIISVDSALVYRGMDIGTAKPTREELVSVPHHLIDIIDPLDSYSVAQFRSATLRLVDEIHGRGKLPLLVGGTMLYFKGLTDGLDDLPGADPAVRAELEDEAARLGWPALHARLATLDPETAARLKPNDAQRIQRALEIIRLSGQPMSALLAQRAPETLPFDLTSFALEPSDRAVLHERIARRFDLMLENDALLDEVEHLRRRGDLHPGLPSMRCVGYRQAWEYLDGRIDYATMRETGIIATRQLCKRQLTWLRAMPERIVIDCLAPDATAQLLARLP, from the coding sequence ATGAATCACACTGCACAGCGGCCGCGCGCGGTCGCCATCATGGGCCCGACCGCGTCGGGCAAGACCGCCGCCGCGCTGGCCATTGCCGCGCGCGTGCCGGCCGAGATCATCTCCGTCGATTCCGCCCTGGTCTACCGCGGCATGGACATCGGCACCGCCAAGCCCACGCGGGAGGAACTGGTCAGCGTGCCGCACCACCTGATCGACATCATCGACCCGCTCGACAGCTACAGCGTGGCGCAGTTCCGCAGCGCGACCCTGCGCCTGGTCGACGAGATCCACGGACGCGGCAAGCTGCCGCTGCTGGTCGGCGGCACCATGTTGTACTTCAAGGGTTTAACGGACGGCCTGGACGACCTGCCGGGCGCCGACCCGGCCGTGCGCGCCGAGCTGGAAGACGAAGCGGCCCGCCTGGGCTGGCCCGCGCTGCACGCGCGCCTGGCCACGCTGGACCCGGAAACGGCGGCGCGCCTGAAGCCGAACGACGCGCAGCGCATCCAGCGCGCGCTGGAGATCATCCGCCTGTCCGGCCAGCCGATGTCGGCCCTGCTGGCGCAGCGCGCGCCGGAAACGCTGCCGTTCGACCTGACGTCGTTCGCGCTGGAGCCATCGGACCGCGCCGTGCTGCACGAACGGATCGCGCGCCGCTTCGACCTGATGCTCGAAAATGACGCGCTGCTGGACGAAGTCGAGCACCTGCGCCGGCGCGGCGACCTGCACCCGGGTCTGCCATCGATGCGCTGCGTGGGCTACCGCCAGGCCTGGGAATACCTGGACGGCCGCATCGACTACGCGACCATGCGCGAGACCGGCATCATCGCCACGCGCCAGCTGTGCAAGCGTCAGCTGACGTGGTTGCGCGCGATGCCGGAGCGGATCGTCATCGACTGCCTGGCGCCCGACGCGACCGCGCAGTTGCTGGCGCGCTTGCCATGA
- a CDS encoding DUF1427 family protein, whose amino-acid sequence MSALVVGAVLGLAIGAICRACDIPSPAPPTPIGALLVVAMTSGYVAGGWF is encoded by the coding sequence ATGAGCGCGCTCGTCGTCGGCGCCGTGCTGGGCCTGGCCATCGGCGCCATCTGCCGCGCCTGCGATATTCCGTCGCCCGCGCCGCCCACACCCATCGGTGCGCTGCTGGTCGTCGCCATGACGTCCGGCTACGTCGCCGGCGGCTGGTTCTAG
- a CDS encoding XapX domain-containing protein, with amino-acid sequence MNYLKILAGLVLSFVVGLACRRFQIPAASPPVLSGALLVFMMSSGYWLVDRYVARRAARHRRHCGGHALDGAAGEAP; translated from the coding sequence ATGAACTACCTGAAGATCCTGGCGGGGCTGGTGCTGTCGTTCGTCGTGGGGCTGGCCTGCCGCCGCTTCCAGATCCCGGCCGCATCGCCGCCCGTGCTGTCCGGCGCGCTGCTGGTGTTCATGATGAGCAGCGGCTACTGGCTGGTGGACCGCTACGTGGCGCGTCGGGCCGCGCGCCACCGCCGGCATTGCGGCGGCCATGCGCTCGATGGCGCGGCGGGGGAGGCACCATGA
- a CDS encoding amidohydrolase has protein sequence MLILHNGRFHTGDKSNPVASAVAIDAGKFLAVGDADDVMRHRTPDAQVVDLNGRTVIPGLNDSHLHLIRGGLNYNLELRWEGVPSLADALRMLKEQALRTPSPQWVRVIGGWTEFQFAERRMPTIDDLNAAAPGTPVFVLHLYDRALLNRAALRAVGYTRDTPNPPGGEIVRDASGNPTGMLIARPNALILYATLAKGPKLPLEHQVNSTRRFMRELNRLGLTSAIDAGGGFQNYPEDYQVVEQLAREDQLTIRIAYNLFTQNKGQELQDFQRWTDSVKPGQGNDWYRHNGAGEMLVFSAADFEDFLEPRPDLPPEMEGQLEQVVRHLVSQRWPFRLHATYDESIGRMLDVFEKVNREIPFDGLHWLFDHAETISPRNIERVKALGGGIAIQHRMAFQGEYFVERYGAEAAKATPPIQRMLAEGVPVGAGTDATRVASYNPWTALYWLVSGRTVGGLRLYDAGGKLPRETALELWTAGSAWFSNEQGKKGRIQAGMLADLAVLSADFFRVDEEAIKSIESVLTVVGGRIVFGQAEFTKLGPPDLPVLPEWSPVAKVPGHYRAVAPQPALAHQCAGACGVHAHAHDVARKSTVPVSDFAGFWGAFGCSCFAF, from the coding sequence ATGCTGATACTTCATAACGGCCGCTTCCACACGGGCGACAAGTCCAATCCCGTCGCCAGCGCCGTCGCCATCGACGCCGGCAAATTCCTCGCCGTGGGCGATGCCGACGACGTGATGCGTCACCGCACGCCCGATGCGCAGGTCGTCGACCTGAACGGTCGCACCGTCATCCCCGGCCTGAACGACTCGCACCTGCACCTGATCCGCGGCGGCCTGAATTACAACCTGGAGCTGCGCTGGGAAGGCGTGCCCTCGCTGGCCGACGCGCTGCGCATGTTGAAGGAGCAGGCGCTGCGCACGCCCAGCCCGCAATGGGTAAGGGTGATCGGCGGCTGGACCGAGTTCCAGTTTGCCGAACGGCGCATGCCGACCATCGACGACCTGAACGCGGCGGCGCCGGGTACGCCGGTGTTCGTGCTGCACCTGTACGACCGCGCACTGCTGAACCGCGCGGCCCTGCGCGCCGTCGGCTATACCAGGGACACGCCCAATCCGCCGGGCGGCGAGATCGTGCGCGACGCCAGCGGCAACCCGACCGGCATGCTGATCGCGCGCCCGAACGCGCTGATCCTGTATGCCACGCTGGCCAAGGGCCCGAAGCTGCCGCTGGAGCACCAGGTCAACTCGACGCGCCGCTTCATGCGCGAATTGAACCGCCTGGGCCTGACCAGCGCCATCGACGCCGGTGGCGGCTTCCAGAACTATCCGGAGGATTACCAGGTCGTCGAGCAGCTGGCACGTGAGGACCAGCTGACGATCCGTATCGCCTACAACCTGTTCACGCAGAACAAGGGCCAGGAGCTGCAGGACTTCCAGCGCTGGACCGACAGCGTCAAGCCCGGCCAGGGCAACGACTGGTACCGCCACAACGGCGCCGGCGAGATGCTGGTGTTCTCCGCGGCCGACTTCGAGGACTTCCTGGAGCCGCGCCCCGACCTGCCGCCGGAAATGGAAGGGCAGCTGGAGCAGGTGGTGCGCCATCTCGTCAGCCAGCGCTGGCCGTTCCGCCTGCACGCGACCTACGACGAGTCGATCGGCCGCATGCTGGACGTGTTCGAGAAGGTCAACCGGGAGATTCCCTTCGACGGCCTGCACTGGCTGTTCGACCATGCCGAGACGATCAGCCCGAGGAACATCGAGCGCGTCAAGGCACTGGGCGGCGGCATCGCGATCCAGCACCGCATGGCGTTCCAGGGTGAGTACTTCGTCGAGCGCTATGGCGCCGAGGCGGCCAAGGCGACGCCGCCGATCCAGCGCATGCTGGCCGAGGGCGTGCCGGTGGGCGCGGGCACGGATGCGACGCGGGTGGCCAGCTACAACCCGTGGACGGCGCTGTACTGGCTGGTCTCGGGCCGCACCGTTGGCGGGCTGCGCCTGTACGACGCGGGCGGCAAGCTGCCGCGCGAGACGGCCCTTGAACTGTGGACGGCGGGCAGCGCCTGGTTCTCCAACGAGCAGGGCAAGAAGGGCCGCATCCAGGCCGGCATGCTGGCCGACCTGGCCGTGCTGTCGGCCGACTTCTTCCGCGTCGACGAGGAAGCGATCAAGTCGATCGAGTCCGTGCTGACGGTGGTCGGCGGGCGCATCGTGTTCGGCCAGGCCGAGTTCACCAAACTGGGTCCGCCGGATTTGCCGGTGCTGCCGGAGTGGTCGCCGGTGGCCAAGGTGCCGGGACATTACCGCGCGGTGGCGCCGCAACCGGCGCTGGCGCACCAGTGCGCCGGGGCGTGCGGTGTCCACGCGCATGCGCACGACGTGGCGCGCAAGTCGACCGTCCCGGTATCGGACTTCGCCGGTTTCTGGGGCGCGTTTGGCTGCAGCTGCTTTGCGTTCTGA
- a CDS encoding MFS transporter — MHQSRPGATPNKAGTVLFASLIGTTIEFFDFYIYATAAVLVFPKLFFPAGDAAAATLQSLATFAIAFFARPVGSAVFGHFGDRIGRKATLVAALLTMGLSTVVIGMLPTYASIGAWAPLLLALCRFGQGLGLGGEWGGAVLLATENAPPGKRAWYGMFPQLGAPIGFFLSGGIFLLLSEVLTDTQFFSFGWRIPFLSSALLVLVGLYVRLKITETPDFQKVLDKGERVKVPVLAVLRDHTRMLVLGTLMAMATFVLFYLMTVFALNWGVSALGFSREHFLVLQLFAVLFFGLTIPLAALLADRYGRRRTLIAISAVIALFGLTMAPLFGSGSTTQVTVFLCLGLALMGMTYGPLGTILSELFPAEVRYTGASLTFNLAGILGASLAPYIATMLANQYGLQYVGYYLSIAALLSLGALVLARAK, encoded by the coding sequence ATGCATCAATCCCGTCCCGGTGCCACGCCCAACAAGGCTGGCACCGTGCTCTTCGCCAGCCTGATCGGCACCACCATCGAATTCTTCGATTTCTACATCTACGCGACGGCTGCGGTCCTCGTCTTCCCCAAGCTGTTCTTCCCCGCCGGCGACGCCGCCGCCGCGACCTTGCAGTCGCTGGCCACCTTTGCCATCGCCTTTTTCGCACGTCCCGTCGGCTCGGCCGTGTTCGGCCACTTCGGCGACCGCATCGGCCGCAAGGCCACGCTCGTGGCGGCGCTGCTGACGATGGGCCTGTCCACCGTCGTCATCGGCATGCTGCCGACCTATGCGTCGATCGGCGCGTGGGCGCCACTGCTGCTGGCGCTGTGCCGGTTCGGCCAGGGCCTGGGCCTGGGCGGCGAGTGGGGCGGCGCCGTGTTGCTGGCCACCGAGAACGCACCGCCTGGCAAGCGCGCCTGGTACGGCATGTTCCCGCAACTGGGCGCGCCGATCGGCTTCTTCCTGTCGGGCGGCATCTTCCTGCTGCTCTCGGAAGTGCTGACGGACACACAGTTCTTCAGCTTCGGCTGGCGCATCCCGTTCCTGTCCAGCGCCCTGCTGGTGCTGGTCGGCCTGTACGTGCGGCTCAAGATCACCGAGACGCCGGACTTCCAGAAGGTGCTGGACAAGGGCGAGCGCGTGAAGGTACCCGTGCTCGCGGTACTGCGCGACCACACCCGCATGCTGGTGCTGGGCACCCTGATGGCGATGGCCACGTTCGTGCTGTTCTACCTGATGACGGTGTTCGCGCTGAACTGGGGCGTCTCCGCGCTGGGCTTCTCGCGCGAACATTTCCTCGTGCTGCAGTTGTTCGCCGTCTTGTTCTTCGGCCTGACGATCCCGCTGGCAGCCCTGCTGGCCGACCGCTATGGCCGCCGCCGCACGCTGATCGCCATCTCGGCCGTCATCGCCCTGTTCGGCCTGACGATGGCGCCGCTGTTCGGCTCCGGCAGCACCACGCAGGTCACCGTGTTCCTGTGCCTGGGCCTGGCCCTGATGGGCATGACGTACGGCCCGCTGGGCACGATCCTGTCCGAGCTGTTCCCGGCCGAAGTGCGTTACACGGGCGCCTCGCTGACCTTCAACCTGGCCGGCATCCTGGGCGCCTCGCTGGCACCCTACATCGCCACCATGCTGGCCAACCAGTATGGCCTGCAGTATGTCGGCTACTACCTGTCGATCGCGGCGCTGCTGAGCCTTGGGGCGCTGGTCCTGGCGCGGGCGAAGTAG
- a CDS encoding thioredoxin family protein: protein MEHTYTEAAPTRAEIDALSGPALLEFGTNWCGHCRAAQPLLAEAYGDYAGIRHFKVEDGPGRLLGRSFRVKLWPTMIFLQDGKEVARVVRPADASEIRDAFAQIATSG, encoded by the coding sequence ATGGAACATACTTATACGGAAGCGGCGCCCACGCGCGCCGAGATCGACGCGCTGAGTGGCCCGGCACTGCTGGAATTCGGCACCAACTGGTGCGGCCACTGCCGCGCCGCGCAGCCGCTGCTGGCCGAGGCCTACGGCGACTACGCCGGCATCCGCCACTTCAAGGTGGAGGATGGGCCGGGTCGCTTGCTGGGCCGTTCCTTCCGTGTCAAACTGTGGCCGACCATGATCTTCCTGCAAGACGGGAAGGAAGTGGCGCGGGTCGTACGCCCCGCCGACGCCAGCGAGATCCGCGACGCGTTTGCCCAGATCGCCACATCCGGCTGA
- a CDS encoding glycoside hydrolase family 28 protein, with translation MQTNKDHTMSSTINQQRRTMMKAVSATGLAAAGAANGVRAAIAEDPWARAKEIADRLSQPLRFRDQDFLITEFGAAPCALAKVKAWVSHDDQAMVDTQAPGAHDCYAAIKAAIAACHKAGGGRVVIPAGNWYVAGPIVLLSNVHVHLKKGAHVYFSNDPRDYAKYGDFDCGANGKLVITRWQSNDCLNFASMIYAYGQDNIALTGEDWTSVLNGQGGVPFAGGNDCWWTWKGKNRTINPVSQANTPGDGPGKINQRIANPANPASLREVAPHLTEAERLLIQGEGDKWRADEQYLPALSEAGVPLARRVFGLGHYLRPSMVHLIGCTNVLLQGYHVVHTPFWQHHPVHCRNLVIRNVHAESHGPNSDGFDPEACDMVLVEGCTFDAGDDCIAIKAGKNRDTQYGPSQNIVIQNCVMHSGHGAVTLGSEMAGGIQNVYAQNLVFENTHWATNPLNTAIRLKTNLNRGGYLRNFYVRNVKIPNGVQTSPSFYASLPGSPIASKTVATAAGAVVTFDCDYTPTADTVRLRPPVVDNIQISNVTVGNVKTKKGELASCYQAIVILGPVASDYNGPQPMPAVVPVTNVVISDCDFGTPVNREQPWYLYNVKGLQLARVKVAGKEISTTLSA, from the coding sequence ATGCAGACGAATAAGGACCACACGATGAGCAGCACCATCAACCAGCAGCGCCGCACGATGATGAAGGCGGTATCGGCCACCGGCCTGGCCGCCGCGGGCGCGGCGAACGGCGTCCGCGCCGCCATTGCCGAGGACCCGTGGGCGCGTGCCAAGGAGATCGCGGATCGCCTGTCGCAGCCGCTCAGGTTCCGCGACCAGGACTTCCTCATTACCGAATTCGGCGCGGCGCCGTGCGCGTTGGCCAAGGTCAAGGCCTGGGTCTCGCATGACGACCAGGCCATGGTCGATACGCAGGCCCCGGGCGCGCACGACTGCTACGCGGCCATCAAGGCGGCCATCGCGGCCTGCCACAAGGCCGGCGGCGGCCGCGTCGTGATCCCGGCCGGGAACTGGTACGTGGCCGGCCCGATCGTGCTGCTGTCGAACGTGCACGTGCACCTGAAGAAGGGCGCGCACGTCTACTTCAGCAACGACCCACGCGACTACGCGAAGTACGGCGACTTCGATTGCGGCGCCAACGGCAAGCTCGTGATCACGCGCTGGCAGAGCAACGATTGCCTGAACTTCGCGTCGATGATCTATGCCTACGGCCAGGACAATATCGCCCTGACCGGCGAAGACTGGACCAGTGTGCTGAACGGCCAGGGCGGCGTGCCGTTCGCGGGCGGCAACGACTGCTGGTGGACGTGGAAGGGCAAGAACCGCACCATCAACCCCGTCTCGCAGGCCAATACGCCGGGCGACGGGCCGGGCAAGATCAACCAGCGTATCGCCAATCCCGCCAATCCGGCGTCGCTGCGCGAGGTGGCGCCGCACCTGACGGAAGCCGAGCGCCTGCTGATCCAGGGCGAGGGCGACAAATGGCGCGCCGACGAGCAGTACCTGCCGGCACTGTCGGAGGCCGGCGTGCCGCTGGCCAGGCGGGTATTCGGCCTGGGGCACTATCTGCGTCCGTCGATGGTGCACCTGATCGGCTGCACCAATGTGCTGCTGCAGGGCTACCACGTGGTCCACACGCCGTTCTGGCAGCACCACCCGGTCCATTGCCGCAATCTCGTCATCCGCAACGTGCACGCGGAAAGCCATGGCCCGAACAGCGACGGCTTCGATCCCGAGGCATGCGACATGGTGCTGGTGGAAGGCTGCACGTTCGACGCCGGCGACGACTGCATCGCCATCAAGGCCGGCAAGAACCGCGACACGCAGTACGGACCGTCGCAGAACATCGTCATCCAGAACTGTGTGATGCACAGCGGCCATGGCGCCGTCACCCTGGGCAGCGAGATGGCGGGCGGCATCCAGAACGTGTATGCGCAGAACCTGGTGTTCGAGAACACGCACTGGGCCACCAATCCGCTCAACACGGCGATCCGGCTGAAGACCAATTTGAACCGCGGCGGCTACCTGCGCAATTTCTACGTGCGCAACGTGAAGATCCCGAACGGCGTGCAGACCAGTCCCTCGTTCTATGCCTCACTGCCCGGCTCCCCGATCGCGTCGAAGACGGTGGCCACCGCCGCCGGCGCCGTCGTCACGTTCGACTGCGATTACACGCCCACGGCCGATACGGTGCGACTGCGACCGCCCGTCGTCGACAACATCCAGATCTCCAACGTCACCGTGGGCAACGTCAAGACGAAGAAGGGCGAGCTGGCCTCGTGCTACCAGGCCATCGTCATCCTCGGCCCGGTCGCCTCCGACTACAACGGCCCGCAGCCGATGCCGGCCGTGGTGCCCGTCACGAATGTTGTGATCAGCGATTGCGACTTCGGCACGCCGGTCAACCGCGAACAGCCCTGGTACCTGTACAACGTCAAGGGCCTGCAGTTGGCGCGCGTGAAGGTGGCGGGCAAGGAGATCAGCACTACCTTGTCGGCCTAG
- a CDS encoding pectinesterase family protein produces the protein MKLGLTFAAVALLMTGCQAPATRAPVAGTAAVARPQLPAAIGKKISIAEVLKTTGRAGSEVTDPWDPLADPLAQGAAFQADYVVDVAGRADGHRTFTSVQAAVSRAVADGAGASGRVYILVKPGTYRELVYVPASSRPITLYGEGRSAADTVITAGLDAAVAPADYARQYGPQFAAADPSIQAMHALVRERSGNISTSGSMTVWVRNHGFQARNLTFENSYNKATGNAREECGERACGSNAPDAQINRVHHQAVALTVEGADKAQFENVRLIGFQDTLYLKSAETRVTARSFFHRSYIEGDVDFIFGDTTAYFYRSEVRSLGDRSMSYVGAPNTNWKTKFGFVFDTVHFTHDGSPNALAGKFYLARQWFHNSRCSPYAPVAVEGYRCVLGGESVYRKPHGTITPTVLETVGKMLVVNSTIGRHIDRARPWSDWNRPGTLAYRPAQFTSDDFWSNLRRAGIDPVRDLGYGAAPAPADIYLAEFNNADE, from the coding sequence GTGAAGCTCGGCCTGACCTTCGCCGCGGTGGCGCTCTTGATGACCGGATGCCAGGCGCCGGCAACGCGGGCGCCGGTCGCTGGCACGGCAGCCGTCGCACGGCCGCAACTGCCGGCGGCCATCGGCAAGAAGATCTCGATCGCCGAAGTGCTGAAAACCACGGGCCGGGCCGGCAGTGAGGTCACAGACCCGTGGGACCCGCTGGCCGATCCGCTGGCGCAGGGCGCGGCGTTCCAGGCCGACTATGTCGTCGATGTCGCCGGCCGCGCCGATGGTCACCGTACGTTCACCAGCGTGCAGGCGGCGGTCAGCCGCGCCGTCGCGGATGGCGCTGGCGCCAGCGGGCGTGTCTACATCCTCGTCAAGCCGGGCACCTACCGCGAGCTGGTGTACGTGCCAGCCTCCAGCCGCCCGATCACGCTGTACGGCGAGGGCAGGAGCGCGGCGGACACCGTCATCACGGCCGGCCTGGACGCCGCCGTGGCGCCGGCCGACTACGCCAGGCAGTACGGCCCGCAGTTTGCGGCCGCCGACCCGTCGATCCAGGCCATGCACGCACTGGTGCGCGAGCGCAGCGGCAATATCTCGACCAGCGGCTCGATGACGGTATGGGTACGCAATCACGGCTTCCAGGCCCGCAACCTGACGTTCGAGAACTCGTACAACAAGGCCACCGGCAACGCGCGTGAAGAGTGTGGCGAACGCGCCTGCGGCAGCAACGCGCCGGATGCGCAGATCAACCGCGTGCACCATCAGGCGGTGGCGCTGACGGTGGAAGGCGCGGACAAGGCGCAGTTCGAGAACGTGCGCCTGATCGGCTTCCAGGACACGCTGTACCTGAAGTCGGCGGAGACGCGCGTGACGGCACGCAGCTTCTTCCACCGCTCCTACATCGAGGGCGACGTCGACTTCATCTTCGGCGATACCACGGCCTACTTCTACCGCAGCGAGGTGCGCTCGCTGGGCGATCGCAGCATGTCGTACGTGGGCGCGCCCAATACCAACTGGAAGACGAAATTCGGTTTCGTGTTCGACACGGTGCACTTCACCCATGACGGCTCGCCCAATGCGCTGGCCGGCAAGTTCTACCTGGCGCGCCAGTGGTTCCACAACTCGCGCTGTTCGCCCTACGCGCCGGTGGCGGTGGAAGGCTACCGCTGCGTGCTGGGCGGCGAGAGCGTGTACCGCAAGCCGCATGGCACCATCACGCCGACGGTGCTCGAGACGGTGGGCAAGATGCTGGTCGTGAACTCGACGATCGGCCGCCACATCGACCGCGCCAGGCCGTGGTCCGACTGGAACCGTCCCGGCACGCTGGCGTACCGGCCGGCCCAATTCACGTCGGACGATTTCTGGAGCAACCTGCGCCGGGCCGGCATCGATCCGGTGCGGGACCTCGGCTACGGCGCGGCGCCGGCACCGGCCGACATCTACCTGGCGGAATTCAACAATGCAGACGAATAA
- a CDS encoding rhamnogalacturonan acetylesterase — protein MTVKFLAAACIALAAGSAGAADTKPVRFILVGDSTMATASGYGDAFCARVIRADTCLNLAKGGRSSGSFRAEGRWDEVLGLLKGSSAYRATYVLIQFGHNDQPGKPGRSTDLKTEFPVNMARYVDEVKALGGVPVLVTPLTRRSFKDGKLENTLQPWADVIRTTAATKQVALLDLNADSVAAVQAMGPDEADTLAVAPKPPAAPAPVAGSAATVEPQGAAKSAFDYTHVGAKGAAYFARMVEREIKAAIPALAAEFRPEEGQ, from the coding sequence ATGACCGTCAAATTCCTTGCCGCCGCATGCATCGCGCTGGCCGCCGGCAGCGCCGGCGCGGCCGACACGAAGCCCGTTCGTTTCATCCTGGTGGGCGACTCCACGATGGCCACCGCCAGCGGTTATGGCGACGCGTTCTGCGCCCGCGTGATCCGGGCCGATACGTGCCTCAACCTGGCCAAGGGCGGCCGCAGCTCCGGCAGCTTCCGGGCCGAGGGCCGCTGGGACGAGGTACTGGGCCTGCTGAAGGGCAGCAGCGCGTACCGCGCCACCTATGTATTGATCCAGTTCGGTCACAACGACCAGCCGGGCAAGCCGGGCCGCTCGACCGACCTGAAGACGGAATTCCCCGTCAACATGGCGCGCTACGTGGACGAGGTCAAGGCGCTGGGCGGCGTGCCGGTGCTGGTCACGCCGCTGACGCGGCGCAGCTTCAAGGACGGCAAGCTGGAGAACACCTTGCAGCCGTGGGCGGACGTGATCCGCACCACCGCGGCGACGAAACAGGTCGCGCTGCTGGACCTGAACGCCGACAGTGTCGCCGCAGTGCAGGCAATGGGGCCGGACGAGGCGGACACGCTGGCAGTGGCGCCGAAGCCGCCGGCCGCGCCGGCACCGGTGGCCGGCAGCGCCGCCACGGTGGAGCCGCAGGGCGCCGCCAAGAGCGCTTTCGATTACACGCACGTGGGGGCGAAAGGCGCGGCCTATTTCGCTCGCATGGTCGAGCGCGAGATCAAGGCCGCCATCCCGGCGCTCGCGGCGGAGTTCCGGCCGGAGGAGGGGCAGTGA